AATAAAAATTTACGAAGTCTTTGTGGATGGAGCGAAAGAGGGTTTCAACGTGGCTTTGAGAATAATTCCTTACTTGGTTGCCATGCTTGTTGCAATGGGAATTTTCAGAGCGGGCGGCGCTATGGAATTTTTGATGATCATTATATCTCCGGCTACAAATTTGATCGGCTTTCCACCGGAAGCAATACCGATGGCTCTGATGCGTCCTCTTTCCGGAAGCGGTTCGCTCGGTATTATGTCTGAAATAATGACGATTCACGGACCGGATTCATTTATTGGAATTCTTGTTTCGACAATTATGGGAAGTACCGAAACAACTTTTTATGTGCTTGCACTCTACTTTGGTTCAGTAAGTATAAAACGAACTCGGCACGCGGTTGCAGTTGGAATTCTTGCAGACATCGCCGGAATTCTCGGGGCTTTATTCATTGTAAAACTTTTATTCGGTTAAACTTTGGAATTATTTTTATGAAGAGAATTTTCATTACAAGAAAAATGGTTGGTAATGCGGAACTCAACTTGAAAAAGAAAGAGTTGCATGTAAAAATTTACAAGGAAGATCATCCTATACCAAAAGAAGAACTTATCAAAAGAGTCAAAGATGTTGATGCGTTGATCTGTCACGTAACAGATAGAATTGATAAAGAAGTAATTGATAGTATGAATAAATGCAAAGTGATATCGAATTATGCGGTCGGTTATAACAATATTGATGTTGAATATGCAAACTCCAAAGGAATTATAGTTACTAATACTCCTAATATTTTAACAGATTCAACAGCAGATATTGCGGTTGCTCTTGTACTGGCTTGCGCACGGAGATTGCGTGATGGGGAAATGTTAATGCGTTCCGGAAAATTTACCGGGTACAAACCTCATCTTCTTTTAGGAATTGAATTAAAAGGTAAAACTGTAGGAATTATTGGCGCGGGAGGAATCGGTTTTGCAACCGCAAAACGGTTACAAGGATTTGGAACGAAAATTATTTATTTCAACAGAAGTAGAAACGAAAAATTTGAAAATGAATTATCGGCAAATAGAGTTTCGCTCAATTTTCTTTTAAAATCATCGGACATAATCAGTGTTCATCTTCCTTCATTAAAAGAAACTTTCCATATTCTGA
The sequence above is drawn from the Ignavibacteriales bacterium genome and encodes:
- a CDS encoding D-glycerate dehydrogenase — its product is MKRIFITRKMVGNAELNLKKKELHVKIYKEDHPIPKEELIKRVKDVDALICHVTDRIDKEVIDSMNKCKVISNYAVGYNNIDVEYANSKGIIVTNTPNILTDSTADIAVALVLACARRLRDGEMLMRSGKFTGYKPHLLLGIELKGKTVGIIGAGGIGFATAKRLQGFGTKIIYFNRSRNEKFENELSANRVSLNFLLKSSDIISVHLPSLKETFHILNKTNLKLMKKTAILVNTSRGEIIEERYLIEMLKKKKIFAAGFDVYEGEPNVNPELFKLENVFLLPHIGSATIEARSAIAELCIKNVIAVLGGNKPITPVNLN